One region of Catenuloplanes indicus genomic DNA includes:
- the nth gene encoding endonuclease III, producing MADVTRTSAPAESSLALTRRARRIGRLLTETHPDAHCELDHDGPLQLAVATILSAQCTDKRVNEVTPKLFTRYPTAADYAGANRAELEELIRPTGFFRNKTNSLIGLGQALVERHGGEVPGKLDDLVKLPGIGRKTANVILGNAFDVPGITVDTHFQRLVARWGLTAETDPVKIEYAIGALYPKRDWTMLSHRIIFHGRRVCHARKPACGACTLAKVCPSFGTGPTEPEVAVKLLKGPRAGALAEAVGLDPALVPGAAATVDVP from the coding sequence CTGGCCGATGTGACCCGCACGTCCGCCCCGGCCGAGTCCTCGCTCGCGTTGACCCGCCGCGCCCGCCGGATCGGCCGGTTGCTCACCGAGACCCATCCGGACGCGCACTGCGAGCTGGACCACGACGGGCCGCTGCAGCTGGCCGTCGCCACCATCCTCTCCGCCCAGTGCACGGACAAACGGGTCAACGAGGTCACGCCGAAGCTCTTCACCCGCTATCCCACGGCCGCGGACTACGCGGGCGCGAACCGGGCCGAGCTGGAGGAGCTGATCCGGCCGACCGGCTTCTTCCGCAACAAGACCAACTCGCTGATCGGCCTCGGCCAGGCGCTGGTCGAGCGGCACGGCGGCGAGGTGCCCGGCAAGCTGGACGACCTGGTCAAGCTACCCGGCATCGGCCGGAAGACGGCGAACGTGATCCTCGGCAACGCGTTCGACGTGCCCGGCATCACGGTCGACACCCACTTCCAGCGGCTGGTCGCCCGCTGGGGGCTGACCGCGGAGACCGACCCGGTCAAGATCGAATATGCGATCGGCGCGCTCTACCCGAAGCGCGACTGGACCATGCTGTCGCACCGGATCATCTTCCACGGCCGCCGCGTCTGCCACGCCCGCAAACCGGCCTGCGGCGCCTGCACGCTCGCGAAGGTCTGCCCGTCGTTCGGCACCGGCCCGACCGAGCCCGAGGTCGCGGTGAAGCTGCTCAAGGGCCCCCGGGCCGGTGCGCTGGCCGAGGCGGTCGGGCTCGACCCGGCGCTGGTGCCCGGGGCCGCGGCCACCGTGGACGTGCCGTGA
- a CDS encoding GatB/YqeY domain-containing protein — protein MGTLKDRLNEDLHTAMKARDELTTSTLRMALTAVGNAEVAGTAKRDLSDDEVLAVLTKEAKKRRESATAFADAGRAESAAKELAEHEILDRYLPKQLTGEELAEIVSGALAGLGGKPAMGPAMKAAQAAVAGRAEGGRVAAEVRRQLAA, from the coding sequence ATGGGTACGCTCAAGGACCGCCTCAACGAAGACCTGCACACCGCCATGAAGGCCCGCGACGAGCTGACCACGTCGACGCTGCGGATGGCGCTGACCGCCGTCGGTAACGCCGAGGTCGCCGGGACGGCGAAGCGGGATCTCTCGGACGACGAGGTGCTCGCGGTGCTGACCAAGGAGGCCAAGAAGCGCCGGGAGTCGGCGACCGCGTTCGCGGACGCGGGCCGTGCCGAGTCCGCGGCGAAGGAGCTGGCCGAGCACGAGATCCTGGATCGCTACCTGCCGAAGCAGCTGACCGGCGAGGAACTGGCCGAGATCGTCTCCGGCGCGCTGGCGGGGCTGGGTGGCAAGCCGGCCATGGGCCCGGCGATGAAGGCGGCGCAGGCGGCCGTTGCGGGGCGCGCGGAGGGCGGCCGGGTCGCGGCCGAGGTCCGCCGCCAGCTGGCGGCCTGA
- a CDS encoding metallophosphoesterase has protein sequence MRKRTLFSLAAGTVAAGAATLAYASLIERNMFTLRRFDVPVLAPDAEPLRILHISDMHMMPEQRRKQRWVAALAATDPDLVVVTGDNMADPAAVPGVLRALQPLLDLPGAFVFGSNDYRGPVFKNPFSYFNPDREYVQGVELPADELRQVLVDAGWHDMNNTRTTIKAGGRVIELAGVDDPHVDRDDYPLVAGPASAAADLHVALTHSPEPPLLDLMAADGFDLLLAGHTHGGQVCVPFYGALVTNCGIPRSMVKGLHRWPGSDSWLHVSAGLGTHPTAPVRFSCPPEASLLTLIPR, from the coding sequence ATGCGGAAGCGCACCCTTTTCAGCCTGGCCGCCGGTACGGTCGCCGCCGGAGCCGCCACCCTCGCCTATGCCTCACTCATCGAGCGCAACATGTTCACGCTGCGCCGATTCGACGTGCCGGTCCTGGCTCCCGACGCCGAGCCACTGCGCATCCTGCACATCTCGGACATGCACATGATGCCGGAGCAGCGCCGCAAGCAGCGCTGGGTCGCCGCGCTCGCCGCTACCGACCCCGACCTCGTCGTGGTCACCGGCGACAACATGGCCGACCCGGCCGCCGTCCCCGGCGTCCTGCGCGCGCTCCAGCCGCTGCTCGACCTGCCCGGCGCGTTCGTATTCGGCTCCAACGACTACCGCGGCCCGGTCTTCAAGAACCCGTTCTCCTACTTCAACCCCGACCGGGAGTACGTCCAGGGCGTCGAACTGCCCGCCGACGAGCTCCGCCAGGTCCTGGTCGACGCCGGCTGGCACGACATGAACAACACCCGCACCACGATCAAGGCGGGCGGCCGCGTGATCGAACTGGCCGGCGTCGACGACCCACACGTCGACCGCGACGACTACCCACTGGTCGCCGGCCCCGCGTCCGCCGCCGCAGACCTGCACGTGGCCCTCACCCACAGTCCCGAGCCCCCGCTGCTCGACCTGATGGCCGCCGACGGCTTCGACCTGCTGCTGGCCGGCCACACCCATGGCGGCCAGGTCTGCGTCCCGTTCTACGGCGCCCTGGTCACCAACTGCGGCATCCCCCGCAGCATGGTCAAGGGCCTGCACCGCTGGCCCGGCTCCGACTCCTGGCTCCACGTCTCCGCCGGCCTCGGCACCCACCCCACCGCCCCCGTCCGCTTCTCCTGCCCCCCGGAGGCCTCCCTGCTCACCCTCATCCCGCGCTGA
- a CDS encoding Crp/Fnr family transcriptional regulator, with product MDEVLARSGIFQGVDPEAAEALAKEMETLEIRKGEVVFNEGEPGDSLYIVLSGKIKLGRRAADGRQNLVSIMGPSDMLGELSLFDPGPRTATATAVTDTRLARLRKQALRPWLHNRPEISEQLLRVLARRLRRTNDNLADLIFTDVPGRVAKNLLQMAGRFGTRDGGVLRVTHDLTQEELAQLVGASRETVNKALADFASRGWLRLDGKSVIILDPERLARRARV from the coding sequence ATGGACGAGGTGTTGGCCCGCAGCGGGATCTTCCAGGGGGTTGATCCTGAGGCGGCCGAGGCGCTCGCCAAGGAGATGGAGACCCTCGAGATCCGGAAGGGCGAGGTCGTCTTCAACGAGGGCGAGCCCGGGGACAGCCTGTACATCGTACTGTCCGGCAAGATCAAGCTCGGGCGGCGCGCGGCTGACGGCCGGCAGAATCTCGTTTCGATCATGGGTCCGTCGGACATGCTCGGTGAGCTCTCGCTCTTCGACCCCGGCCCGCGCACCGCGACGGCGACCGCGGTGACCGACACCCGGCTGGCCCGGCTGCGCAAGCAGGCGCTGCGCCCGTGGCTGCACAACCGGCCGGAGATCTCGGAGCAGCTGCTCCGGGTACTCGCCCGCAGGCTACGACGGACGAACGACAACCTGGCCGACCTCATATTCACCGACGTCCCCGGCCGGGTCGCGAAGAACCTCCTGCAGATGGCAGGCCGGTTCGGCACCCGTGACGGGGGCGTCCTCCGCGTCACGCACGACCTCACCCAGGAGGAGCTGGCCCAGCTGGTCGGCGCGTCCCGGGAGACCGTCAACAAGGCGCTCGCCGACTTCGCGTCGCGCGGCTGGCTGCGCCTGGACGGCAAGAGCGTGATCATCCTGGACCCGGAGCGCCTGGCCCGCCGGGCCCGCGTCTAG
- a CDS encoding CapA family protein — protein MLFALALLLAGGLSGVHAISVATAAGTRPLWLGVPPLVPVAPAPSPPPRPAGLISIAAIGSISEAGRLDGVRALLGADVVTAAAPRKTNIKIIGGYGTAAAEIRGVRVAVIGFPAGAVIDLTAAKRTVTAAARHADLVVVHARLGTPGRYRVAAGVERYRRQSHGDPVRFAHGVVDAGADLVLGHGPGVLRGMEFHRGRLIAYSLGTFTGPGGRTGRYAAAGVLRVTLRADGRWAGGTFTPTRADRAGHPVPDRTGAGLRHVRELSAADFPGTGPVISENGALTAG, from the coding sequence GTGCTTTTCGCCCTGGCCCTCCTGCTTGCCGGTGGACTGTCCGGCGTCCACGCGATCTCGGTCGCGACCGCCGCGGGCACCCGGCCGCTCTGGCTCGGGGTGCCGCCGCTCGTGCCGGTGGCCCCCGCTCCCTCGCCCCCGCCCCGTCCGGCCGGGCTGATCTCGATCGCCGCGATCGGGTCGATCTCCGAGGCCGGCCGGCTCGACGGCGTCCGGGCGCTGCTCGGCGCGGACGTGGTGACAGCCGCGGCGCCGCGAAAGACCAACATCAAGATCATCGGCGGGTACGGCACGGCGGCGGCCGAGATCCGTGGGGTCCGGGTCGCGGTGATCGGCTTCCCGGCCGGTGCGGTCATCGACCTGACCGCGGCGAAGCGCACGGTGACCGCGGCCGCGCGGCACGCCGACCTGGTCGTGGTGCACGCCCGGCTGGGCACGCCGGGCCGCTACCGAGTGGCCGCCGGCGTCGAACGGTACCGCCGGCAGAGCCACGGCGACCCGGTCCGGTTCGCGCACGGCGTCGTGGACGCGGGCGCGGACCTGGTGCTCGGCCACGGCCCGGGGGTGCTTCGCGGCATGGAGTTCCACCGCGGGCGGCTGATCGCGTACAGCCTCGGCACGTTCACCGGCCCCGGCGGCCGGACCGGGCGGTACGCCGCCGCCGGCGTGCTCCGCGTCACGCTGCGCGCGGACGGCCGCTGGGCCGGCGGCACGTTCACCCCGACCAGGGCGGACCGCGCCGGACACCCGGTGCCGGACCGCACCGGTGCCGGGCTGCGGCACGTGCGTGAGCTGTCCGCGGCGGACTTTCCCGGCACCGGGCCGGTGATCAGCGAGAACGGCGCGCTGACGGCCGGATAG
- a CDS encoding TlpA family protein disulfide reductase: MRRAVRSVAAALVLALAGCAGTPAITPTAGDVVIASPFADCAALTTPIADSPAPPGDVLLDRLPELELSCLNGGDIVALTELRGPAVINLWGSWCGPCRAELPVVQAYADRAGDRLRVLGVDTGDRQSTAEDLGRELGFRFPSLFDPNKELLTALSVAKLGAPGLPTTVLIDAEGRVRGVHQTTALDEAALDRFVRDHLGVTVAG, encoded by the coding sequence GTGAGACGTGCGGTCCGGTCAGTCGCGGCCGCGCTCGTGCTCGCACTGGCCGGGTGTGCCGGCACCCCCGCGATCACCCCGACCGCGGGCGACGTGGTGATCGCGTCCCCGTTCGCCGACTGCGCCGCGCTCACCACGCCGATCGCGGATTCCCCCGCACCGCCCGGTGACGTGCTGCTGGACCGGCTGCCCGAGCTGGAGCTGTCCTGCCTCAACGGCGGCGACATCGTCGCGCTCACCGAGCTGCGCGGGCCTGCCGTGATCAACCTCTGGGGCTCCTGGTGCGGGCCGTGCCGGGCCGAGCTGCCGGTCGTCCAGGCCTACGCGGACCGCGCCGGCGACCGGCTGCGCGTCCTCGGCGTGGACACCGGCGACCGGCAGTCCACCGCCGAGGACCTCGGCCGCGAGCTGGGCTTCCGCTTCCCGTCCCTGTTCGACCCGAACAAGGAGCTGCTGACCGCGCTCAGCGTCGCCAAGCTCGGCGCGCCCGGCCTGCCGACCACCGTGCTGATCGACGCGGAGGGCCGGGTGCGCGGCGTGCACCAGACCACCGCGCTCGACGAGGCCGCGCTGGACCGGTTCGTCCGGGACCACCTCGGCGTGACGGTCGCCGGATGA
- a CDS encoding MarP family serine protease has product MSVTDIVLFLLVLLFAASGYRQGFVVGTLSFAGFFSGALLGLQLGPLIAAQFADPGLRVVASLVAIFLLAVVAQTLAGWFGARLRHGIVNPTGQRIDEVGGALVSVCAVLLVAWLVAVPLASSSVPWLARSIKSSYLLGAVDSVMPAQAEALSQGLRQTLNTRGFPEVFSGLGTTRAPQVEAPDPALARSPVVQEARQSVVKIRGIANDCSRRLEGSGFVYADDRVMTNAHVVAGTDSVSVEVGEERLEGRVTVYDPERDLAVIYVPGMDAPVMEWSREAGSRSESAIVLGYPLDGPYNAQAARLRDVGDITGPNIYNSRQVTREIYTINALVRNGNSGGPLVDAQGDVLGVIFAAAADDPNIGFAVTAEEAAPIAQQGLDRTRAAGTGECTES; this is encoded by the coding sequence GTGTCCGTGACCGACATCGTCCTCTTCCTGCTGGTACTGCTGTTCGCGGCGAGCGGCTACCGGCAGGGATTCGTGGTGGGGACGTTGTCCTTCGCCGGATTCTTCAGCGGGGCCCTGCTCGGCCTGCAGCTCGGCCCGCTGATCGCGGCGCAGTTCGCCGACCCCGGGCTGCGCGTCGTCGCCTCGCTGGTCGCGATCTTCCTGCTCGCGGTGGTCGCGCAGACGCTGGCCGGCTGGTTCGGCGCCCGGCTGCGGCACGGCATCGTGAACCCGACCGGCCAGCGGATCGACGAGGTCGGCGGCGCGCTGGTCTCGGTCTGCGCGGTGCTGCTCGTCGCCTGGCTGGTCGCGGTGCCGCTGGCCTCCTCGTCCGTACCGTGGCTGGCCCGCTCGATCAAGAGCAGCTACCTGCTCGGCGCGGTCGACTCGGTGATGCCGGCTCAGGCCGAGGCGCTGTCCCAGGGCCTGCGCCAGACGCTCAACACTCGCGGCTTCCCGGAGGTCTTCAGCGGCCTCGGCACCACGCGCGCGCCGCAGGTCGAGGCGCCCGACCCGGCACTGGCGCGGTCGCCGGTGGTCCAGGAGGCGCGGCAGTCGGTCGTCAAGATCCGCGGCATAGCCAACGACTGCAGCCGCCGGCTGGAGGGCTCCGGCTTCGTCTACGCGGATGACCGGGTGATGACGAACGCCCACGTGGTCGCCGGCACCGACTCGGTCAGTGTGGAGGTCGGCGAGGAGCGGCTGGAGGGCCGGGTCACGGTCTACGATCCGGAACGCGACCTCGCGGTCATCTACGTCCCCGGGATGGACGCGCCGGTCATGGAGTGGTCGCGCGAGGCCGGCAGCCGGTCGGAGAGCGCGATCGTGCTCGGCTACCCGCTCGACGGCCCGTACAACGCGCAGGCTGCCCGCCTCCGCGACGTCGGCGACATCACCGGCCCGAACATCTACAACTCCCGTCAGGTCACCCGCGAGATCTACACGATCAACGCGCTGGTCCGCAACGGCAACTCCGGCGGCCCACTGGTCGACGCGCAGGGCGACGTTCTCGGCGTCATCTTCGCGGCGGCCGCGGACGACCCGAACATCGGCTTCGCGGTCACGGCGGAGGAAGCGGCACCGATCGCGCAGCAGGGACTGGACCGCACACGGGCGGCCGGGACCGGTGAGTGCACGGAGAGCTGA
- a CDS encoding ATP-binding protein: MIRRLLVANRGEIARRIFATCRLIGIETVAVYSDADADAPHVAEADYAVHLPGNAPTATYLRGDLILGAARKTGADAVHPGYGLLADDADFAAAVIDAGLTWVGAPPKAIALLTSRLESRALLADAGVPMLPAFGEPEHVPGFPVLVKADVGSGGRAMRIVRDPDTLADAFAAVRREAAGLFGNGTALAEPYVERARHIEIPVIADSTGGVITFGERECSIQRRYQTLIEETPSPAVSPTLRAQLCTAATAVVRASGFVGAGAVEFLLAPSGDFFFLEMNTALQVEHATSECVSGFDLVRLQLLVAEGSPLPMNAPPPVRGHAIEVRLCAEDPAYAWLPSTGRLHRFHVPDVAGSFKPLLQPGLRLDTGVADGSMVGVYYDSMLAKLVAWAPTRHEAARMLAAALTRSHVHGVVTNRDLLVRVLRHPAFRSGNVDINFLDRHPEVFAPLLSSVDAVRVSCLAAALAGAAARRACSPVLATIPSGWRNVPSGAQITVYDGPAGPVEVGYRLERTGELAGWWVRAVDPEELDLAGLGAPPLTDDHPPVAVVSAAPDRVVLDVNGIRLTFGVHRVTDVSYVDSPEGSVALTELPRFPRPSELTDGSLTAPLPGAIARVMVVPGQRVRAGDLLLTLESSMVEHPVHAPSAGVVASVPVQPGIHVAAGTLLAVLNPD; this comes from the coding sequence ATGATCCGACGACTCCTGGTCGCCAATCGCGGAGAGATCGCCCGGCGGATCTTCGCGACCTGCCGGTTGATCGGCATCGAGACGGTCGCGGTCTACTCGGACGCGGACGCCGACGCGCCACACGTGGCCGAGGCCGACTACGCGGTGCACCTGCCGGGGAACGCGCCGACCGCCACGTACCTGCGCGGTGACCTGATCCTCGGCGCCGCGCGGAAAACCGGCGCGGACGCGGTGCACCCCGGCTACGGTCTGCTCGCCGACGACGCGGACTTCGCAGCCGCGGTCATCGACGCGGGCCTGACCTGGGTCGGTGCCCCGCCGAAGGCGATCGCGCTGCTCACCTCCCGGCTGGAGTCGCGTGCGCTGCTGGCCGACGCGGGCGTGCCGATGCTGCCCGCGTTCGGCGAGCCGGAACACGTGCCCGGCTTCCCGGTGCTGGTCAAGGCGGACGTCGGCAGCGGCGGCCGGGCGATGCGCATCGTCCGCGACCCGGACACACTCGCGGACGCGTTCGCCGCGGTCCGCCGCGAGGCCGCCGGCCTGTTCGGCAACGGCACAGCGCTGGCCGAACCGTACGTGGAACGCGCCCGGCATATCGAGATCCCGGTGATCGCGGACTCCACCGGCGGCGTGATCACGTTCGGCGAGCGCGAGTGCTCGATCCAGCGCCGCTACCAGACGCTGATCGAGGAGACGCCGTCCCCCGCGGTCTCGCCCACCCTCCGCGCCCAGCTCTGCACCGCCGCGACCGCGGTGGTCCGCGCGTCCGGCTTCGTCGGCGCCGGTGCCGTCGAATTCCTGCTCGCGCCGTCCGGCGACTTCTTCTTCCTGGAGATGAACACCGCGCTCCAGGTCGAGCACGCCACCAGCGAGTGCGTCTCCGGCTTCGACCTGGTGCGCCTGCAACTGCTGGTCGCGGAGGGCTCCCCGCTGCCGATGAACGCACCGCCACCGGTCCGCGGCCACGCGATCGAGGTGCGGCTCTGCGCCGAGGACCCGGCGTACGCCTGGCTGCCGTCCACCGGCCGCCTGCACCGCTTCCACGTCCCCGACGTGGCCGGCTCGTTCAAGCCACTGCTCCAGCCCGGCCTGCGCCTCGACACCGGCGTCGCGGACGGTTCCATGGTCGGTGTCTACTACGACTCGATGCTGGCGAAGCTGGTCGCCTGGGCCCCGACCCGGCACGAGGCCGCCCGCATGCTCGCCGCCGCGCTGACGCGATCGCACGTACACGGCGTCGTGACCAACCGCGATTTGTTGGTACGTGTTCTGCGGCACCCGGCGTTCCGCTCCGGCAACGTCGACATCAACTTCCTGGACCGCCACCCCGAGGTCTTCGCCCCGCTGCTCTCCTCGGTCGACGCGGTCCGCGTCTCCTGCCTGGCCGCCGCCCTGGCCGGTGCCGCCGCCCGCCGCGCGTGCAGTCCCGTTCTCGCCACCATCCCGTCCGGCTGGCGCAACGTCCCCTCCGGCGCCCAGATCACCGTCTACGACGGCCCGGCCGGCCCGGTCGAGGTCGGCTACCGCCTGGAGCGCACCGGCGAGCTGGCCGGCTGGTGGGTCCGCGCCGTCGACCCGGAAGAACTCGACCTGGCCGGCCTCGGTGCCCCACCGTTGACCGACGACCACCCCCCGGTCGCCGTCGTCTCCGCCGCCCCCGACCGCGTCGTCCTCGACGTCAACGGCATCCGTCTCACCTTCGGCGTCCACCGCGTCACCGACGTCTCCTACGTCGACAGCCCCGAGGGCTCCGTCGCCCTCACCGAGCTCCCCCGCTTCCCGCGGCCGTCCGAACTGACCGACGGGTCCCTCACGGCACCGCTGCCGGGGGCGATCGCACGCGTCATGGTGGTGCCGGGCCAGCGCGTGCGGGCCGGTGATCTGCTGCTGACGCTGGAATCCTCGATGGTCGAGCACCCGGTCCACGCCCCGTCGGCCGGCGTGGTCGCTTCGGTCCCGGTCCAGCCCGGTATCCACGTGGCCGCCGGAACCCTGCTGGCCGTGCTCAACCCCGATTAG
- a CDS encoding NUDIX hydrolase: protein MSDEIPEWLAPLAKRAASATARDFTRMPTPTGEGRASAVLVLFGEGPDGPDVLMLERAADMRNHAGQPAFPGGAADPDDADAVATALREANEEVGLDPASVTVLTELPKLWIPVSRFVVTPVLAWWHAPHPVHPRQPAEVAHVARLPIAELCDPEHRLQVRHGSGWIGPAFDSQGMVVWGFTAGVLSALLDMGGWSRPWPRTRVAELDDRLRPVLVPPERSSNGPAAPPPADDVSGPLA, encoded by the coding sequence GTGAGCGACGAGATCCCGGAGTGGCTGGCGCCGCTCGCGAAGCGGGCCGCGTCCGCGACCGCGCGCGACTTCACCCGCATGCCGACGCCCACCGGCGAGGGCCGGGCCAGCGCCGTGCTGGTGCTGTTCGGCGAGGGCCCGGACGGGCCGGACGTGCTGATGCTGGAGCGCGCCGCGGATATGCGCAACCACGCCGGCCAGCCCGCGTTCCCCGGCGGCGCGGCCGACCCGGACGACGCGGACGCGGTCGCCACCGCGCTGCGCGAGGCGAACGAGGAGGTCGGGCTGGACCCGGCCAGCGTCACCGTGCTCACCGAGCTGCCGAAGCTGTGGATCCCGGTCAGCCGGTTCGTGGTCACGCCGGTGCTGGCCTGGTGGCACGCGCCGCACCCGGTGCACCCGCGGCAGCCGGCCGAGGTCGCGCACGTGGCCCGGCTGCCGATCGCGGAGCTGTGTGATCCCGAGCACCGGCTTCAGGTGCGGCACGGCAGCGGCTGGATCGGTCCCGCGTTCGACTCACAGGGCATGGTGGTGTGGGGTTTCACCGCCGGTGTGCTCTCCGCGCTGCTCGACATGGGCGGCTGGAGCCGGCCCTGGCCGCGCACCCGCGTCGCCGAGCTGGACGACCGGTTGCGGCCGGTGCTCGTACCCCCGGAACGTTCCTCGAATGGCCCGGCGGCGCCGCCGCCGGCCGACGACGTCAGCGGTCCCCTCGCATGA
- a CDS encoding acyl-CoA carboxylase subunit beta, translating into MAVLDTAIDPRNPTYQENRDAMLERLGALVNALDLARAGGGERHVTRHHARGRLMPRERIDLLLDQDAPFLELSPVAGWHTDQPVGAGVVTGLGVVEGVECVIVAHDPTVRGGVLNPIALRKIERAGEIALANRLPLISLVESAGADLPAQVEAFVPGGSVLRDLARLSAGRIPTICVVFGDAVDVAAWLPGLSDYTVLVRGQAKVSVAGPRLVQEATGEIPDGEALGGAAMHATRSGLADFLAEDERDAVRLARQCMRRLNWRKLGPPPRTALAAPPKYDAEDLLAIPPADERTPFDPREVLARILDASDFDEVKPGYGTALVTGWGEVHGYPVGVLANARGPLASAEAQKGAQFIQLANASGTPLIFLQNAPGLRTGAEFEQAGIVKHASAMMSAVAASGVPHLAVNLGAAHGPAAYAMSGRAMAPRFLFSWPNARAAALVPERLTGVLTALARQAAEVKGQRYEEDFDRNLRVNVERQVEAQTAALFVSGRLHDDGVIDPRDTRTVLGLCLSAIHSGPVGGADRFGVFRM; encoded by the coding sequence ATGGCTGTCCTCGACACCGCCATCGATCCGCGCAACCCGACGTACCAGGAGAACCGGGACGCGATGCTGGAGCGCCTCGGCGCGCTGGTGAACGCGCTCGACCTGGCGCGCGCCGGCGGCGGCGAACGGCACGTCACCCGGCACCACGCCCGCGGCCGGCTGATGCCCCGCGAGCGCATCGACCTGCTGCTCGATCAGGACGCACCGTTCCTGGAGCTGTCCCCGGTCGCGGGCTGGCACACCGACCAGCCGGTCGGCGCCGGCGTGGTCACCGGCCTGGGCGTGGTCGAGGGCGTCGAGTGCGTCATCGTGGCGCACGACCCGACCGTACGTGGCGGCGTGCTGAACCCGATCGCGCTCCGCAAGATCGAACGGGCCGGCGAGATCGCGCTGGCCAACCGGCTGCCGTTGATCAGCCTGGTCGAGTCCGCGGGCGCGGACCTGCCCGCCCAGGTCGAGGCGTTCGTGCCCGGCGGCAGCGTGCTGCGCGACCTGGCCCGGCTCTCCGCCGGCCGGATCCCCACCATCTGCGTGGTCTTCGGCGACGCGGTCGACGTGGCCGCCTGGCTGCCCGGCCTGTCCGACTACACGGTGCTGGTCCGCGGGCAGGCCAAGGTCTCGGTGGCCGGGCCGCGGCTGGTCCAGGAGGCGACCGGCGAGATCCCGGACGGCGAGGCGCTCGGCGGCGCCGCCATGCACGCCACCCGCTCCGGCCTGGCCGACTTCCTGGCCGAGGACGAGCGCGACGCGGTACGCCTGGCCCGCCAGTGCATGCGCCGGCTCAACTGGCGCAAGCTCGGCCCACCGCCGCGCACCGCGCTCGCCGCGCCACCCAAGTACGACGCCGAGGACCTGCTGGCGATCCCGCCCGCGGACGAGCGCACCCCGTTCGACCCACGCGAGGTGCTGGCCCGGATCCTGGACGCCAGCGACTTCGACGAGGTCAAGCCCGGCTACGGCACCGCGCTGGTCACCGGCTGGGGCGAGGTGCACGGCTACCCGGTCGGCGTGCTGGCCAACGCGCGCGGCCCGCTGGCCTCCGCGGAGGCGCAGAAGGGTGCGCAGTTCATTCAGCTGGCGAACGCGTCGGGCACGCCGCTGATCTTCCTGCAGAACGCGCCCGGGCTGCGGACCGGCGCCGAGTTCGAGCAGGCCGGGATCGTCAAGCACGCGTCCGCGATGATGAGCGCGGTCGCCGCGTCCGGCGTACCGCACCTGGCCGTGAACCTGGGCGCCGCGCACGGGCCGGCCGCGTACGCGATGTCCGGCCGCGCCATGGCCCCCCGCTTCCTGTTCAGCTGGCCGAACGCCCGCGCGGCCGCGCTCGTGCCGGAGCGGCTGACCGGCGTGCTCACCGCGCTGGCCCGGCAGGCCGCCGAGGTCAAGGGCCAGCGGTACGAGGAGGACTTCGACCGGAACCTGCGGGTGAACGTCGAACGGCAGGTCGAGGCGCAGACCGCCGCGCTGTTCGTCTCCGGCCGGCTGCACGACGACGGCGTGATCGACCCGCGGGACACCCGGACCGTACTCGGCCTGTGTCTGTCCGCGATCCATAGTGGCCCGGTCGGTGGCGCCGACCGGTTCGGCGTTTTCCGGATGTGA